The genomic region GGCGGTGGAGACCGCGAGGACCGCGGCCAGCCATCCCAGAGTTGCGCCGTAGGCCGCCATGGATGCGTACCCGGCGCCGATCAGGAAGGCGGAGTCCTCGAGCCGGTCCGGCACCTCGTTGAAAAGGTCGCCGGTCTTTGATTTCAGGCCGCATTCGACGGCGATCAGGCCGTCGATCATGTTGCACAGGAGGCGGAGCTGGATGCTGATTGCGGCGGCGACCAGGAGGATCGCGCGTGTGGAGCCCGTGTGGGTGCCGGCGAAGAAAAACGCGACGCCTCCGGCGACGGCGATGAATATGCCCGCGACCGACACCCCGTTTGGAGTAACGCCGATTCCGGCGAGTGATCGGGCGAGGGCACCGGCCCAAGGCGCGGAGCGTGTCTTGAGGGGGCGTCGATTCATCGCTTCCATGACTGATGCAGTGGAGCGGCAATCAGACGGTGATTCAAGATGTTCGGCGCGGCTTCGAAACGGCAGCCGGCTTGCCTGCTATTTTTTCGGCTGTTTGTCCGCGTAACGCGCAATCGCGGTGATCGTATAGCTGTCCTCGGAGTTGCCGATCTTGACCTTGACGTGGTCGCCGGTGCGCTTGGAAAGCAGCGCCAGCCCGAGCGGGGTCTTGTAGGCGATGACGTGATTCTCGGGATCGCTGTCCCAGGCGCCCAGGATCGTGTAGCGGGTGGAGTGCCCCGTGGTCTGGCTCTTCACGTCAACGATCGAGCCGACGCTGACCTGGTCGGCATTGGCGTCCTTGAAATCGGTGATGCGCGCGCGCTCGAGGTCGCGCTCGAGGAGGGACTTCTGCGCCATGAGAACCTGCTGGTCCTGCTTGGCCATCTTGTACTCGGAATTTTCCTTCAAGTCACCGTGCTCGCGGGCGGCGGCGATGGCCTTGGAGTTCTCGGGGATCTTGCGGGAAACGATCGTCTCGTACTCCTCGCGCTTGCGCTCATAGCTGTCGCGCGAGACCAGCAGCTGCTCCTCGCGGCCCTCGGCCTCGGAGGCTACGAGCGACTGGATGCTCGGGAAGATCTTGATGAAGCGGGCGAGGAGCGACTTCTTGGTGAGCTCCTCGAAGCCCTGGTTGAGCATCAGGGTGTTTGCGAGATCGCGGGCGGTCTCGGGATCGGCGGTGGAGAGAAGATCGCCGATCAACTCGGCGTCGTCGCTGAGGATGTCGCCGAGGGGAATGCGGCGCGCGGAGGCGGACTGGAGCGCCTCGTAGTCGATCGCGAAGAAAATGGCGTTCAGCAGGCGCGGCGTGATCATGTCATGGAGCAGCCGCGCAAACTTCTTCGAGTGGCGGTTCTTGACGATCCAGAGGAGGACAGGCGCGCGCAGGTTCTGCTCAGTCTGCCAGCGCTTGAGGACGGCGGCGAGCTCATCGGTGTGGCCGTGCTCGACGAGGAAATTGATGCACTCCGTCGTGAACTTTCCCTGGGAGGTCTTCAGCAGGGCGAAAACGAGGTCGCGGGACTCAATCGGATGCGTTTCCTGAACGAGTTCGAGAAAACGGCTCTGGAAGTGAACCGGGATCTTTTCCGCGATCGCCGGCAGGTCGCGGGTGTTGGCGATCAATTCGGCCTGCGAAGGCTCGAGCGTGGCGGGATCGACCTTGGCCAGACGGGCCAGGTCGTCGCGCACCGCGGCGCCGTAGAGACGGCTGGCGGCGTCGAGCTGGTTGGAGTCCTTCACGGACTCTGTGACACCGGCAAGAATGGAGGAGAGGTCGGTCTTGGACTCGCCCTTCTCAGCGGCGCTCACGAGCTCCTCCGCGAGATGGATGCGCCGGCGGGCGGAGCGGGTCGCGCTGAAGCTTTCAAGAATCTCGTCCTCGGCGGAAACGGGGATTTCGCGCAGGACATAGCATTCCGTCTTCTTAACGGGAATCGCGATGCGCGGATCCTTGGCGATGGCCTTTTTTGCACCGGACCACCAGCGCTTGAATTTGTCCTCGCCGACCGCCTGGGCCAGGGTCAGTTCGAGATCGATCGCTGTGGTCGCGTTGTTGGGATAGGCCTGCAGGGATTCGACGATGAGCTGGGCCGGATCGTTCGCGATCAGTTCGGCGATATGACCGGCATCGGTTTCCTTGCGGACAAGCAGGTGTTTCGCGGGAAGAACCTCCATCGTCGTCAGGCAGAAGGCGGGATCCATCGGATGGGCCTTCTTGTTGGCGAAATCGATGATCAGCTTCTGGTTGCCCTCATCGTAGCGCTGGATCTGGCCGAATCCCCAGCTCCGATGGATCACATAGGCCCCTGGTTCCATTGTTTCCAGTTTGGCTTTGGCCGCCTTTAGTGACGGATTCTTGGCGACGAGCACGTTGACTGCCTCTGTGTTCATAAGCGGAAAGATTTACGTTCAGGACCTGAAAGAAAATCGTACCACGGCGGGTGATGTCAATCAGGCGGTGCTGGCGAAAGGTTTTCCCAACTGGTATTAGGCCTTGGCAATGGCGCGAACTCGGTCACCCTCCGGGCCGCGCATGTCGGATGGCTTCGAAGCTCCCCTCAACGCCGTACAATCATCGTCGTTTCCTTCCTGGGCCACCGCGGCCCGGCTGCTTGTGCGCTGGATGGAGCATCATGAACGTGCCGACGGTTTGCTCGAAAGCCTGCCGCGCGCGGCGTCGAAGGCGGATCGCCGCCGCGTGCAGCATCTGCTTTTCGGCGCATTGAGGCATCTCGGCCGGCTGGACGCCCAGATCGCGCGGTGGGTGCATCGCAGGCCGCGCGCGCGACTCCGGGCTGTGCTGCTGCTTGCGGGATTCGAGCTGATCGAAGGAGGCGGCCCGGGTCATGCGGCGCTTGTGGTGCATCATGCGGTGGAGCAGGCGAAGCGGCTGGCGAGTCCGGCCGAGGCGCGCCTTGTCAACGCGGTGGTGCGCAGGCTGGCGGGCTCGCTTCCCGCTCAATCGTCGCCGCCACCCGGTGCGCCGGCCGAGGAACTGGCCGAATATTTTTCGCATCCGATCTGGATGGTGAGGCGCTGGCTTGGTGCGTTCGACGCGGGCGCAACCCATGCGCTGCTTCGGCACAACCAGACACCCGCGTCGCTGCATGCGCGCTGGCGGGCCGCCGGCGAGGCTGTTCCTTCCTGGCTCACGCCGCTGGAGGTGGCTGATTTCCATGAGGTGGCGCCGGGTCACTGGAATGAGATCGAGCATGAACTTTCCGCGGGGCGCCTCTACATCCAGGATCCTTCCACCCGCTTCCCGGTGGACCTGCTTGCCCCGCAGCCGGGCGAAACGCTGCTCGACCTCTGCGCCGCGCCGGGAGGAAAATCCCTGCAGATTGCGGATCGCCTGTCCGCCGGCCGCATTGTCGCGTGGGATCTCCCGGGCGCGCGCATTGACCGGCTGAAGGAGAATCTGGGGCGCATTCGCGGTGTGGATGCCTCGTTGATCGAGGGAAACCTGCTGGAGTCGCCGGAGCACGTGCTCGCCGCGAGCCACCTGCCCTTGCAGTTTCCCGGCGTGCTGATCGACGTGCCGTGCTCGAACACGGGTGTGATGCGCCATCGCGTGGATGTGCGCTGGAGACTGCGCGAGGGCGACTTCGCCCAGCACGCCCGGCAGCAGTCATCCCTCCTTGCCGCAGCGGCGGCGCGCGTTGCTCCAGGCGGACGGCTGGTCTATTCAACCTGCAGCATCGACAGCGAAGAGAATGAGCGGGTCGTGCAGGCCTTCATCGATGAACGAAGGGGCGCGTGGTCGCTCGAGGCGCACAGCATTTCGAGGCCATGGGAGAGCGGTCACGACGGTGCGGCGGCGTTTCGACTGCGCCGCAGTGCGGGCTGATCCACGGGCGGCCGCGGCGCGACTACGGAACCAGCGGATAGACCCGGACGGCGAGGGTGGTTTCCACAACGCCGTTGAGAAATGTGAAATCCATTGACCCGGCGTCGGCGACGCAGGTTTCGAAACGTTGTAGTGACCACTCGGAAACAGGGACGCCGTCGATGCGGATCACCAGGTCGCCGGCTGTGACGCCCGCGCTCTCCGCGGGCGATCCCGGAATCACGGCCGCCACCTTCCAGTAGGCGGGAGTGCGGTTGAAGCTCATGCCTGTGCTCCGCTGGGGCGGCGGGGTGAAGGGGGCCGATGATTCCCGAAAGAATGAAACGTCTCCGCGAACCTGATCGAAGGACACGACGAAATTCCTGAGAATTGCACCGCCGATCGAGGAGAGCTCATCGGTGAGGTCGATGATGGGGCGCTTCAGCTCATAGACTCCAAGCCGCAGCGTGCCGGCCAGGCGCCCGATGCTCTGGGGACGCTCGCCGGTCAAGGTCGTGATGATGCCGCCCGGCACGGGACCGTAGGTGAAGGTTGTCTTGAGACCGACCGTGTTGAGGTGCAGCCCGCCGTCGCTGCCGGAATCGATCAGCGCCACGAGGGTCTGGCCGTCGAGGGTGATCGGAATCAGCGGTGTCTTCGTGACCGTGTCGAAATCGATCCGGGATCCCGGGCGCAGTGTTGCCGCGCCGCCGGTTGGTGAAAGCAGGATTCTGTTGTGCGGATAGTCGAGCGTGAGAATCGTCTGCCGGAAGATTGGAAATCCGAGTACGCCGTCGATCTTCTCACCGAAGTGGGCGGAAAGCCCGCTGAAGTCGTACACGAGTGCGGGCACGCGGTCGAACTGGGCGTCGCCCAGGATGATGCGTTTCACACTGACGGCCCTGAGCGTGGCGTTCTCACCGGAGGCGGAGCGCACGTTCACCTGCGGCAGGGTGGCGGCGGGTGCGGCGATTCCGAAGCGTTCGGCGAACTCGGGCGAAACGACGGTGACGGATGATCCGGTGTCGACGAGGAAACGCCAGGTTTCGTTCCTGCCGGGGTTGACCTCGACGATGAGGACATTGGTCACGATGCGCGCCGGAATGGAGACCAGCGGGGAAGCGAGCTTCGTTCGACCGGGAGTCGGATCCTGACGGAGGAGCGTGCAGCCTGAAAGCAGGGCGCACAGGCAAAGGATTGCCGCTGGGAAAGCCGGGAAGTGCAGAGGCCTGCGGCCTTCTTTGGGCGAGCGCGGGGCTGCGTGGTGCGGCGGGATGCAGCAACGGAAGGGCCGTGGCCGGGAGACCGCGGCGGTGACTGCGGCGTTGCCTTCCATCCTATCTCACGGGTGGACGCAGCGCGCGGCTCGCGCCCCAGCCGGTCAGGGCCAGCAGCGCGCCGGCGATGTAGAGCATGCGCGCTCCCGCGGTCCAGAAAACGATGCCGGCGGCGACCGGAGTGATTGCGCGAGAGAGAGAGCCCAGCGATCTGAAAAGGCCGAGCACCTTGCCCTGCTCATCCTCAGCGGCGTAGAGCGAGATCAGCCCGGTGGACGACGGGTTGACGAGTCCGCTGCCGAAGGCGAGCAGCGCCACGCCCGCATACAGCCATGCGGCCGTCGGCGCGAATGCCATGACCAGGAGTCCGATGAGCGACGCGACGAGTCCCAGTTTCAGCACATGGGTTTCGGATGTGCGCGCGAGGAGCCTGCGCACAATCATGCCCTGGGTGATGATCGAGCAGAAGCCGAGGAAGACCATCAGTATTCCGTTTTCGCGCGCCGTATAGCCGAAGCGTTCGGCGGCCAGGAAGGTCAGCGACGATTCCATGGCGACGAAGGCCACGGAAAAGATGAAGGCCACGAGGTTGATCCGCCGCACCTGTGGATTGGGCAGCCCCAGGAGGGATCGCAGCGGGTTGCGCAGACGCGTCTGCTTCTGTTTCCCGCGCGATTCGGGTGGCAGCGATTCGTGAAAGGCGCGGCCGATCCAAACGAGATTGATGAAGCCGAGTGCGGTGGCGATCAGGGCGGGGAAGGAGAAAGGATTTATGCCCCAGGCGGACAGGGACGGGTGCAGTTTCTCCAGATTGACCGCGACCGAAAACGCGCCGATGAGCGGTCCGGTTATCAGGCCAAGACCGAAGGCGGCGCCGACCAGGCCCATGGCCTTGGAGCGTTCCTGGCGGGTTGTGACATCGGCGACGGCGGCGGTCGCGACGGAAAGATTTCCCCCGAACGCTCCGGCGACGATCCGCGAGAGGACAAACAACCAGAACGATCCGCTCACCACCCAGAGTGCGTAGCTCAGCGTGGTCCCTGCGACGGTGAAAAGCAGCACCGGCCTGCGGCCGTGCCGGTCCGACAGGGCTCCCCAGAAGGGCGCAAAGAGGAACTGAAGCAGGGAGAACAACGAGCTGATGATGCCGCCGAAGAGCACATCGGGCAGGTGAGTCTCGTTGCCGAGAGCACGCGCGACCGTGTTCAGTCCTTCGAGCAGCGCCGCGAGAAGGCCGCTCTGCCCGTCGACCGTGAGGTAGTAGCGCAGCAGGTCCGGCGCGAGCGGGAACGCGATCGAGAATCCGATCAGGTCGATGTACAGCGTGAGGAAGATCACCCCCAGGGAGACCGGGCGGCGAGGAGAGAGGACGGCTGTTGACACGGAAGGGCGAGCAGAACGATTTTGCCGCGGGTCGCCAAGCGACAATCCCGCGGTTGCTCACAAATCGCGATCCATCATCCATTCATCCCAAGGGATGCGCACGCGTTGCGATAGCTGTCTACACACGCTGAATGGCGCATTCGGTTGTGAAGAGGTTGCGTTCGCGGAAGGCGGCTGGGGAGTCCCGGAGCAGCCAGCCGCGCGCCCAGGGAAAGGGGAGGGGCGAACCATGGCCGGTCGAGGCGGCGTTTCCTGGGTGGCATCGCATGGCGAATGCGGGCGGGTTGTGGGAATACAAGCGTGCCTGAAAAACGACCGGGTTCTTTGCCGCCGCTTCTAAAAACTACGACCATGACACCATATCTGCGGTTAATTTCTTTCGAACGATTTCGTGGATGCGTGACGAACAACAATCAAGGTTTGGCATCATCCCTGGTCAGTGCGACTTCCTCGCGCGTGCGGTTGAGCCCCGCACGATGAGCCGTCCGGGGACCGTCACATTCAGGAGGCGTCGCGGAAGCGACTCACCAGGCTTCGCGGCAATCATCCTAAACAGCAGATTGACACTTTCCCTGGCCATCACGCTTCTGTCGTTTTCGATGGTCGTAAGTGGCGGGGTCAGCATGCGTCCCTGGGCACTGTCCCCCATGCCGATGATGGAGATGTCTCTTGGCACCTGAAGGCCGCTGGCGCGAATCTCTTCGATCGCACCTATGGCGATCTGGTCCGTCGCCGCAAAGACCGCCGTGGGGCGCGGACGCAGCTTCAAAAGCTCCCTCATTGCGCCGGCACCGGACTGCATGCTCCAGTCCGTCACGCGGACCAGCGTCGAATCGACGTTCAGGCCCGATTGCGCGAGGCCGCGGCAGTATCCAGCGTACCTGCCTCCCCGGCCAAGTGTTGGCGCGGGCCCGGCGAGGTGGGCTATGCGCCTGTGGCCGAGGTGCGCAAGGTGGAGCACCGCTTCCGCGGCCACCTTCTCGTCGTCTCCGTAGAGGTGGGGCACTGCAACACCGGGAGAGAACTCCGAGGCGATCACGAATGGTATCTTGTCCCGACGAAGCGCCAGGTAGTGCATTTCGTTCGCCGTGTAGTCCACGGGTGAAACAATTACACCGGCCACGCGCATGGCGACGGCCATCTGGAGGCACTCCTCCTCGACGGCGGGATTGTCGTGGGTGTTGAAAACCAGGGTAGCATAACCGCGCGCGCGGAGCAGATCCGCGGTGATTGCAACCCGGTGTGACACCGGATCGATCGTCAGGTCGCTGACCACGACAGCCATCATGCGGGCGCGACCGGTGAACACCGCCTCCACAAGACGGTTTGGGCGGTAGCTGTGCGCCGATGCAAGAGCCTTGATCTGCGCGCGAGTTTCAGAGTGCACCCTGGGATCGTCGCGCAATCCGCGGGAGACGGTTGTCGCGGAGACTCCGCAGAGCTTTGCGAGTTGACGGAGCGAAATCATGCAATGGCTGGCTGGACTCGTTTCATCCAAGAATCCTCAGACAGGAGCGTGAGTTGAGCAGGTTTCGGAACGCAATCCATCCCTAACACAGGATCGCGCCGAAAATTTGGTTTTGACAGAAAAAATGCGACGTGTTGCATTCCAGTAAATCCAAACCCTGTGGAATTCCCCGAAGGACATGAAAATTGGGTTGTTATCTCCTGGTCCCGAACGCTGCTGGAGGGCTCGAGGAACGCAACACCCGCAGGCAGGGGCCGGAAATGTCTCTGCGCCGATCGGATCCCAGCTTGACCGAGGCGGGTTGCAAACACACGTGAACGCATGACTGCTGATCCCATACGATGTGCCATAGTGGGCCTTGGGCAGGGCCTGGAGAACGCCTACGTGGCGATGAACCACCCGCGCTTCGACCTTCGCGTCGTCTGCGATCTGAATCGCGAACCCTACCGGTGGATGATCGGTGAGACCCGCATGGAGGACTCCGGGCATGAATATGCGACCCATTCGCGCGTGGTCGATTTTGTGAAGCTGCTGAGGGAGCATCCGAGGGTTCGGCAGGTGGATTACACCGCGGATTTCCCAGGACTGCTCCGGCGGAAGGACGTCGAGGCTGTTCTCCTCGTGGTTCCTGGAAATCTCCATGAATCGTTCACGCGCGAGGCGCTTGCGGCGGGAAAATTCGTCCTCTGCACGAAGCCGATG from Opitutaceae bacterium harbors:
- a CDS encoding CDP-alcohol phosphatidyltransferase family protein gives rise to the protein MEAMNRRPLKTRSAPWAGALARSLAGIGVTPNGVSVAGIFIAVAGGVAFFFAGTHTGSTRAILLVAAAISIQLRLLCNMIDGLIAVECGLKSKTGDLFNEVPDRLEDSAFLIGAGYASMAAYGATLGWLAAVLAVSTAYVRLLGGSLGFPQDFRGPMAKQHRMFFLTVFSLAAAGESLLGERRLILVYGLAFIIAGAAVTFIRRLRRIARALHAR
- a CDS encoding GreA/GreB family elongation factor → MNTEAVNVLVAKNPSLKAAKAKLETMEPGAYVIHRSWGFGQIQRYDEGNQKLIIDFANKKAHPMDPAFCLTTMEVLPAKHLLVRKETDAGHIAELIANDPAQLIVESLQAYPNNATTAIDLELTLAQAVGEDKFKRWWSGAKKAIAKDPRIAIPVKKTECYVLREIPVSAEDEILESFSATRSARRRIHLAEELVSAAEKGESKTDLSSILAGVTESVKDSNQLDAASRLYGAAVRDDLARLAKVDPATLEPSQAELIANTRDLPAIAEKIPVHFQSRFLELVQETHPIESRDLVFALLKTSQGKFTTECINFLVEHGHTDELAAVLKRWQTEQNLRAPVLLWIVKNRHSKKFARLLHDMITPRLLNAIFFAIDYEALQSASARRIPLGDILSDDAELIGDLLSTADPETARDLANTLMLNQGFEELTKKSLLARFIKIFPSIQSLVASEAEGREEQLLVSRDSYERKREEYETIVSRKIPENSKAIAAAREHGDLKENSEYKMAKQDQQVLMAQKSLLERDLERARITDFKDANADQVSVGSIVDVKSQTTGHSTRYTILGAWDSDPENHVIAYKTPLGLALLSKRTGDHVKVKIGNSEDSYTITAIARYADKQPKK
- a CDS encoding RNA methyltransferase yields the protein MSDGFEAPLNAVQSSSFPSWATAARLLVRWMEHHERADGLLESLPRAASKADRRRVQHLLFGALRHLGRLDAQIARWVHRRPRARLRAVLLLAGFELIEGGGPGHAALVVHHAVEQAKRLASPAEARLVNAVVRRLAGSLPAQSSPPPGAPAEELAEYFSHPIWMVRRWLGAFDAGATHALLRHNQTPASLHARWRAAGEAVPSWLTPLEVADFHEVAPGHWNEIEHELSAGRLYIQDPSTRFPVDLLAPQPGETLLDLCAAPGGKSLQIADRLSAGRIVAWDLPGARIDRLKENLGRIRGVDASLIEGNLLESPEHVLAASHLPLQFPGVLIDVPCSNTGVMRHRVDVRWRLREGDFAQHARQQSSLLAAAAARVAPGGRLVYSTCSIDSEENERVVQAFIDERRGAWSLEAHSISRPWESGHDGAAAFRLRRSAG
- a CDS encoding aspartyl protease family protein, which gives rise to MTNVLIVEVNPGRNETWRFLVDTGSSVTVVSPEFAERFGIAAPAATLPQVNVRSASGENATLRAVSVKRIILGDAQFDRVPALVYDFSGLSAHFGEKIDGVLGFPIFRQTILTLDYPHNRILLSPTGGAATLRPGSRIDFDTVTKTPLIPITLDGQTLVALIDSGSDGGLHLNTVGLKTTFTYGPVPGGIITTLTGERPQSIGRLAGTLRLGVYELKRPIIDLTDELSSIGGAILRNFVVSFDQVRGDVSFFRESSAPFTPPPQRSTGMSFNRTPAYWKVAAVIPGSPAESAGVTAGDLVIRIDGVPVSEWSLQRFETCVADAGSMDFTFLNGVVETTLAVRVYPLVP
- a CDS encoding MFS transporter; the protein is MSTAVLSPRRPVSLGVIFLTLYIDLIGFSIAFPLAPDLLRYYLTVDGQSGLLAALLEGLNTVARALGNETHLPDVLFGGIISSLFSLLQFLFAPFWGALSDRHGRRPVLLFTVAGTTLSYALWVVSGSFWLFVLSRIVAGAFGGNLSVATAAVADVTTRQERSKAMGLVGAAFGLGLITGPLIGAFSVAVNLEKLHPSLSAWGINPFSFPALIATALGFINLVWIGRAFHESLPPESRGKQKQTRLRNPLRSLLGLPNPQVRRINLVAFIFSVAFVAMESSLTFLAAERFGYTARENGILMVFLGFCSIITQGMIVRRLLARTSETHVLKLGLVASLIGLLVMAFAPTAAWLYAGVALLAFGSGLVNPSSTGLISLYAAEDEQGKVLGLFRSLGSLSRAITPVAAGIVFWTAGARMLYIAGALLALTGWGASRALRPPVR
- a CDS encoding LacI family DNA-binding transcriptional regulator yields the protein MISLRQLAKLCGVSATTVSRGLRDDPRVHSETRAQIKALASAHSYRPNRLVEAVFTGRARMMAVVVSDLTIDPVSHRVAITADLLRARGYATLVFNTHDNPAVEEECLQMAVAMRVAGVIVSPVDYTANEMHYLALRRDKIPFVIASEFSPGVAVPHLYGDDEKVAAEAVLHLAHLGHRRIAHLAGPAPTLGRGGRYAGYCRGLAQSGLNVDSTLVRVTDWSMQSGAGAMRELLKLRPRPTAVFAATDQIAIGAIEEIRASGLQVPRDISIIGMGDSAQGRMLTPPLTTIENDRSVMARESVNLLFRMIAAKPGESLPRRLLNVTVPGRLIVRGSTARARKSH